The following are encoded in a window of Acropora muricata isolate sample 2 chromosome 6, ASM3666990v1, whole genome shotgun sequence genomic DNA:
- the LOC136918999 gene encoding FGFR1 oncogene partner 2 homolog, whose product MDPLLLDAKCLASRLREHNSSTDALIDQANNLYLKLDAMKQYHDVVSELNDVAHHRPRSTLILGSQEENARIRELQQDNIELQTSVAEYQSALELIMAKYREQVFGLIKANRLDATCMKLNNYKELQAKTEQICEMAAVMSEAIHIDDQAIQQEQERMASIESENRGLRELLKISGIAIPAKEEKASPEQTDAPVDGPSSSASQ is encoded by the exons ATGGATCCATTGTTATTGGACGCCAAATGTTTGGCTTCTCGCCTTCGCGAACATAACAGTTCCACAGATGCTCTCATCGATCAAGCAAACAATTTATACCTCAAATTGGATGCTATGAAACAG TATCACGATGTTGTGAGTGAGTTGAATGACGTGGCGCACCACAGGCCTCGCAGCACACTAATTCTGGGAAGCCAAGAAGAGAATGCTCGTATACGGGAACTGCAACAAGACAACATTGAGCTTCAGACTTCAGTTGCAGAATATCAGTCTGCATTAGAGTTGATAATGGCAAAGTACAGAGAACAG GTATTTGGCCTCATTAAAGCAAATCGCCTTGATGCAACTTGCATGAAATTGAACAATTACAAG GAACTACAGgcaaaaacagaacaaatttGTGAGATGGCAGCTGTGATGTCAGAAGCAATTCACATTGATGATCAAGCTattcaacaagaacaagaaaGAATGGCGTCCATCGAATCTGAGAACAGGGGGCTAAGAGAACTACTGAAGATCAGTGGAATAGCAATACCtgcaaaagaagagaaagctTCACCCGAACAAACTGATGCACCGGTAGATGGACCATCATCTTCTGCTTCACAATAG
- the LOC136918998 gene encoding CD151 antigen-like, whose amino-acid sequence MKGRNEGFCNIVCMKTLFFVFNFIFWLAGIGILAVGVWIMVFKSDYKSILDSDIYVIVPGLMIAAGVVVIIVAVVGCVGAVKENRFFLISFLVMVTLIFALELTIGVLAWVYSSKIKEEIQTTIKDKIDQQYGENSDVTKSIDKLQKENKCCGDTGGRSWNNTAWQRVQRSQGKNNIVPDSCCKTQTPDCGARDHPSNINNEGCLTQVEEFFRFHFTLLAITGIGAACTQLIGIFVTGCILRFVEEY is encoded by the exons ATGAAGGGCAGAAACGAAGGATTCTGTAACATTGTCTGCATGAAGACGCTGTTTTTCGTGTTTAATTTCATATTTTGG CTTGCAGGAATTGGAATTTTAGCTGTTGGTGTATGGATCATGGTGTTTAAAAGTGACTACAAAAGTATTCTGGACAGTGATATTTATGTGATAGTTCCTGGTCTCATGATTGCAGCAGGAGTGGTGGTCATCATTGTTGCTGTGGTTGGATGTGTGGGAGCAGTGAAGGAAAATCGTTTCTTCTTGATATCT TTTCTTGTTATGGTGACCCTGATATTTGCTCTTGAATTAACAATTGGTGTTCTGGCCTGGGTATATTCAAGTAAG ATCAAAGAGGAGATACAAACCACAATTAAGGACAAAATTGACCAACAGTATGGAGAAAATTCTGATGTGACAAAGTCTATCGATAAATTGCAGAAAGAG aaCAAGTGCTGTGGTGATACAGGGGGAAGAAGCTGGAACAACACCGCTTGGCAAAGGGTACAGCGTAGCCAAGGAAAGAACAACATTGTCCCAGATTCTTGCTGCAAAACACAGACACCTGATTGTGGTGCACGAGATCATCCATCAAATATCAATAATGAG GGATGTTTAACCCAAGTGGAAGAGTTCTTTCGGTTTCACTTCACTCTACTCGCAATCACTGGCATTGGTGCTGCGTGTACCCAG TTGATTGGTATTTTCGTGACCGGTTGTATTCTCCGTTTCGTAGAGGAATATTAA